In a genomic window of Periophthalmus magnuspinnatus isolate fPerMag1 chromosome 3, fPerMag1.2.pri, whole genome shotgun sequence:
- the mis12 gene encoding protein MIS12 homolog, which yields MERETQVMDVCENQDENSLSPSKLKMYEAQFFGFTPQTCVLRVCTAFQDCLYDILPVVEKVCVRQLSSGGSAEDDEQLRTGARECSRKLQQALEERFRRLSERMTPLLVNRCLTVPPNVLLPEDQSHKKYPRAVQEAFRLESSIAELQSAFEAEVCARQALLAELEEQKEVQRQLDEIVAWVRDLQSAWVKEGNSSFHDSFRVVMESVKKLQKALIEVYNKAPHQTD from the exons ATGGAGCGGGAAACACAGGTCATGGATGTTTGTGAAAATCAAGACGAAAATAGCCTCTCGCCAtccaaattaaaaatgtacGAGGCGCAGTTTTTTGGATTCACGCCTCAGACCTGTGTGCTCCGGGTCTGTACCGCGTTTCAAGACTGTCTTTACGACATTTTACCCGTGGTGGAGAAAGTTTGCGTCCGACAACTGAGCTCTGGAGGGTCTGCCGAGGACGACGAACAGCTCCGGACCGGCGCCCGAGAGTGCAGCCGCAAACTGCAGCAGGCCCTGGAGGAGCGCTTCAGACGGCTGTCAGAGCGCATGACACCGCTGCTGGTCAACCGATGTCTCACCGTGCCTCCGAATGTGCTCCTGCCCGAGGACCAGTCACACAAAAAGTACCCCCGGGCCGTGCAG GAGGCCTTCAGATTGGAGTCGTCCATTGCTGAGCTCCAGAGTGCATTTGAAGCGGAGGTGTGTGCCAGGCAGGCGTTGCTGgcagagctggaggagcagaaggaggtgCAGAGACAGCTAGACGAGATTGTGGCATGGGTCCGAGACCTGCAGTCCGCCTGGGTGAAGGAAGGTAACAGCAGCTTTCACGACAGTTTCCGAGTTGTGATGGAGTCAGTAAAAAAACTGCAGAAAGCGCTCATTGAAGTCTATAACAAGGCACCCCACCAAACAGACTGA
- the ppm1g gene encoding protein phosphatase 1G has translation MGAYLSQPNTCKTSSDGGNNNLSYGFSAMQGWRVSMEDAHNCIPDFDEDTAMFSVYDGHGGEEVALYCSKYLPDIIKEQKAYKDGKLQKALEDAFLAIDCRMTTEEVIKELVQIAGRPTEEPPTEKVAEEDDLDKEEAALLHEEATMTIEELLVRYGQNRNAVKHAGSAAAKKASAAASGEEAGGSEGQKKEGVNGEVEEESNGKTSEGCGKACGSKVRACRRAASTGSDADGAGGSSNGEEKAGKVEGDAGPSCSSLTSKTGGDSKSRFFDDSEESDEGEEEEGSDEEDGSEEGESTEVEEEEDTEEGEEDSEDEDEEEMCLPGMDGKEEPGSDSGTTAVVALIRGKQLIVANAGDSRCVVSERGKAVDMSYDHKPEDELELARIKNAGGKVTMDGRVNGGLNLSRAIGDHFYKRNKALPPEEQMISAMPDIKVLTLNEEHDFMVIACDGIWNVLSSQEVVDFVSERMKPDQSDKTRSLSSIVEELLDHCLAPDTSGDGTGCDNMTCMIVTFKPYPSAVQCDSDETKKRKLQEESGDCEVEKNGNDSKKVKSD, from the exons ATGGGGGCTTATCTGTCACAACCCAACACTTGCAAGACCTCCTCCGATGGCGGCAACAACAACTTGAGCTACGGCTTCTCTGCCATGCAAGGCTGGCGTGTGTCAATGGAG GATGCTCACAACTGTATTCCAGATTTCGATGAAGACACGGCTATGTTCTCTGTTTATGATGGACatggag GTGAGGAGGTGGCTTTGTATTGTTCAAAGTATCTCCCAGATATCATCAAAGAGCAGAAGGCTTATAAAGATGGAAAACTACAAAAA GCTCTTGAAGACGCGTTCTTGGCTATTGACTGCAGAATGACCACAGAAGAAGTCATCAAGGAGCTTGTGCAGATCGCTGGCCGACCAACTGAAGAGCCGCCTACTGAGAAAGTCGCTGAGGAAGATGACT TGGACAAAGAAGAGGCAGCTCTGCTTCATGAGGAAGCAACCATGACTATTGAGGAGTTACTTGTACGATATGGCCAAAATCGCAATGCAGTTAAACATGCTGGGAG TGCTGCAGCTAAAAAAGCAAGTGCTGCTGCCTCTGGAGAAGAGGCAGGTGGCAGTGAGGGGCAAAAGAAGGAGGGTGTAAATggagaagtggaggaggagagcaatGGAAAAACCAGTGAAGGCTGTGGAAAAGCATGTGGGTCTAAAGTGCGGGCCTGTCGAAGAGCCGCAAGTACAGGAAGTGATGCAG ATGGGGCCGGTGGTAGCTCTAATGGTGAAGAGAAGGCTGGTAAGGTAGAGGGTGATGCAGGCCCTTCATGCTCCTCTTTGACATCCAAGACTGGTGGAGATTCAAAGTCCAGATTTTTTGACGACAGTGAGGAGTCagatgaaggagaggaagaagagggcaGTGATGAAGAG GATGGAAGTGAGGAAGGGGAAAGCACTGaggtagaggaagaggaggacacagaggagggagaggaagactctgaggatgaggatgaagaAGAAATGTGTTTACCAGGCATGGATGGAAAAGAAGAG CCTGGCTCAGACAGTGGCACCACAGCTGTTGTGGCGCTCATCAGAGGAAAGCAGTTGATTGTAGCTAATGCTGGAGACTCTCGCTGTGTGGTTTCTGAGCGCG GAAAAGCTGTAGATATGTCATATGACCACAAGCCAGAGGATGAGCTGGAGCTGGCTCGTATTAAAAATGCTGGAGGAAAGGTGACCATGGACGGCAGAGTCAATGGGGGTCTCAATTTGTCCAGAGCTATTG GTGATCACttttacaaaagaaacaagGCGTTGcctccagaggagcagatgatttCTGCTATGCCAGACATCAAGGTTTTGACTCTTAATGAGGAGCACGACTTCATGGTCATTGCCTGCGATGGAATTTG GAATGTGTTGAGCAGTCAGGAAGTTGTTGACTTTGTTAGTGAAAGGATGAAACCAGACCAGAGTGATAAAACAAGATCTTTGTCATCAATAGTTGAAGAG CTGTTGGATCATTGTTTGGCTCCTGATACGTCTGGAGACGGGACAGGCTGTGATAACATGACCTGTATGATAGTTACCTTCAAGCCCTACCCCTCTGCTGTCCAGTGCGACTCAGATGAAACTAAAAAGAGGAAGCtccaggaggagtcaggagacTGTGAGGTAGAGAAGAACGGGAATGACAGTAAAAAGGTTAAGAGTGACTAA
- the rhoua gene encoding ras homolog family member Ua: MSPSSPYQMSLLGDGPYKSAVAPVPPVPPRRRLRTLDRGLDRRMRPGAGSWGPGAPERRVKCVLVGDGAVGKTSLVVSYTTNGYPTEYIPTAFDNFSAMVSVDGHPVRLQLCDTAGQDEFDKLRPLCYTSADVFLLCFSVVSPASFQNVPEKWVPEIRTYAPHAPLVLVGTQCDLREDVKVLIDLAKYRERPVDPAEAKDCAREIEAVTYIECSSLTQKNLKDVFDSAILASLQNYNSQKSLRGKRKKPKKYKQTPDKMKSLSKSWWKSYCCIT; encoded by the exons ATGTCACCGTCCTCTCCTTACCAAATGTCTCTTTTGGGTGATGGGCCCTACAAGTCTGCAGTGGCCCCTGTTCCCCCGGTGCCACCAAGAAGAAGGCTGCGGACCCTGGATAGAGGCTTGGACAGGAGGATGCGGCCCGGGGCAGGTTCATGGGGGCCCGGGGCTCCTGAGAGGCGGGTGAAGTGTGTGCTTGTGGGGGACGGAGCTGTGGGTAAAACCAGCCTGGTGGTCAGCTACACCACCAATGGATACCCTACTGAGTACATCCCCACAGCCTTTGACAACTTCTCAG CAATGGTATCAGTAGATGGGCATCCTGTCAGACTGCAACTCTGTGACACTGCTGGACAG gATGAGTTTGACAAGCTGCGCCCACTGTGCTACACCAGTGCTGATGTCTTCCTGCTGTGCTTCAGTGTGGTCAGTCCTGCTTCGTTCCAAAATGTCCCTGAAAAGTGGGTCCCGGAAATACGGACGTACGCCCCTCAtgctcctttagtcctggttgggaCACAATGTGATCTCAGAGAAGACGTCAAG gttCTTATCGACCTGGCTAAATACAGAGAGCGACCGGTGGATCCAGCAGAAGCCAAGGACTGTGCGAGGGAGATTGAAGCAGTGACGTACATTGAGTGCTCTTCACTAACTCAAAAGAACCTAAAAGATGTGTTTGACTCCGCCATATTGGCAAGTCTGCAGAACTACAACTCCCAGAAGTCTCTCagagggaaaagaaaaaaacctaAGAAATACAAACAGACTCCAGACAAGATGAAGAGTCTGTCAAAGTCATGGTGGAAAAGTTACTGCTGTATCACTTAA
- the pdcd2 gene encoding programmed cell death protein 2, protein MSTEEVILGFLEEAEPWQLLSPQFPSKVGGKPAWLGQKGVPCLSQLECEICHLPMVFLLQVYAPLSGQDQCFHRTLFLFCCKTPECYSHNDSRCMKVFRSQMPRKNEFYSYEPPPEDEPPSEPYKGHNVLPISGVKLCWICGCPGTKACSRCHSVTYCGKHHQTIHWKHSHKRECGSQESSSVSTSPFLFPEFELVTEPENLEKNAKDTETKHKETEDIQSNVEETLADSLAETELEEMAMHETEEIKVFQRFKKRIASEPHQVVRYTHGGLPLWVSAKHIPSDDDIPPCSCGSKRVFEFQVMPQLLNNLCVDSTGASIDWGTVAVFTCSLSCSREADYITEFVWKQDFTADENNKGS, encoded by the exons ATGTCGACAGAGGAGGTTATTCTGGGTTTTCTGGAGGAGGCAGAGCCGTGGCAACTGCTTTCCCCTCAGTTCCCCAGTAAAGTAGGTGGAAAACCCGCGTGGTTGGGCCAGAAAGGTGTGCCCTGTCTGTCCCAGCTGGAGTGCGAAATATGTCATCTGCCAATGGTTTTTCTGCTGCAG gTTTATGCACCTTTATCAGGTCAGGACCAGTGTTTTCACAGAACACTCTTCTTGTTTTGTTGCAAAACCCCTGAGTGCTACTCCCATAATGACAGCCGATGTATGAAAG TTTTCAGAAGCCAAATGCCACGCAAGAATGAGTTCTACTCCTATGAGCCTCCACCAG AGGATGAACCCCCTTCTGAACCATACAAAGGCCACAATGTGCTGCCGATCTCCGGAGTTAAACTGTGCTGGATTTGTGGTTGTCCTGGCACCAAAGCCTGCTCTCGCTGTCACTCCGTCACCTACTGCGGCAAACATCATCAGACCATCCATTGGAAACATTCACACAAGAGAGAGTGTGGCAGCCAAG AATCGTCAAGTGTCAGCAcgtctccttttctcttccctGAGTTTGAGCTCGTCACTGAACCTGAAAATCTAGAGAAAAACGCCAAAGatacagaaacaaaacacaaggaaaCCGAAGATATTCAGAGCAATGTAGAGGAAACATTAGCAGATT CCTTAGCTGAAACTGAGTTGGAGGAAATGGCTATGCATGAGACTGAAGAAATTAAGGTTTTCCAGCGATTTAAAAAGAGGATTGCTTCAGAGCCACATCAG GTTGTGCGCTACACTCATGGGGGGCTTCCTCTTTGGGTTTCTGCCAAACATATACCTTCAGATGACGATATCCCAccctgctcctgtggctcaaaaCGTGTGTTTGAATTCCAG GTGATGCCCCAACTGTTAAATAACCTGTGTGTGGATTCAACAGGAGCTAGCATTGACTGGGGGACAGTGGCAGTGTTCACATGTTCACTCAGCTGCAGTCGTGAGGCTGATTACATCACAGAATTTGTGTGGAAGCAGGACTTTACAGCAGATGAGAATAATAAAGGATCATAA
- the tbp gene encoding LOW QUALITY PROTEIN: TATA-box-binding protein (The sequence of the model RefSeq protein was modified relative to this genomic sequence to represent the inferred CDS: inserted 1 base in 1 codon) codes for MDQNNSITPFQGLASPNAMTPVMPMFSPMMPYGSGLTPQPVQNTNSLSILEEQQRQQQQQQQAQQANAGTMYKSLFRDLFSCEQNTFFNXAKTHISGLPGTSGQTPQLFHSQAVTGTTTTALPGNTPLYNTPLTPMTPITPATPASESSGIVPQLQNIVSTVNLGCKLDLKTIALRARNAEYNPKRFAAVIMRIREPRTTALIFSSGKMVCTGAKSEEQSRLAARKYARVVQKLGFPAKFLDFKIQNMVGSCDVKFPIRLEGLVLTHQQFSSYEPELFPGLIYRMIKPRIVLLIFVSGKVVLTGAKVRAEIYEAFENIYPILKGFRKTT; via the exons ATGGACCAGAACAACAGCATAACGCCCTTTCAGGGACTCGCATCCCCT AATGCCATGACCCCAGTAATGCCGATGTTCAGTCCTATGATGCCCTATGGTTCAGGGTTGACTCCGCAGCCGGTACAAAACACTAATAGCTTGTCTATTCTGGAGGAGCAACAgcgccagcagcagcagcagcaacaagcACAACAGGCCAATGCAGGTACAATGTACAAATCGTTGTTCAGAGATTTGTTTTCAtgtgaacaaaacacatttttta tggctAAAACTCATATTTCAGGGCTGCCAGGAACATCAGGTCAAACTCCTCAGTTATTCCATTCCCAAGCTGTTACTGGAACAACCACCACCGCACTGCCAGGAAACACTCCCCTCTACAACACCCCACTGACGCCCATGACCCCAATCACGCCAGCTACACCAGCTTCAGAGAGCTCTGGAATAGTCCCACAGCTGCA aAATATTGTATCTACTGTCAATTTGGGCTGTAAACTGGATTTGAAGACCATTGCCCTTAGAGCCAGGAATGCAGAATACAACCCAAAG CGTTTCGCAGCTGTCATTATGAGAATAAGAGAACCAAGGACTACAGCTCTCATTTTCAGCTCTGGGAAGATGGTCTGTACTGGTGCAAAGAG TGAAGAGCAGTCAAGATTAGCTGCTCGTAAATATGCTCGAGTTGTTCAGAAACTTGGGTTTCCTGCAAAATTTCTGGATTTTAAAATTCAGAACATGGTGGGTAGTTGTGATGTCAAATTTCCCATTCGACTTGAAGGATTGGTCCTTACTCACCAACAGTTTAGCag TTATGAACCTGAGCTCTTCCCTGGACTAATTTATAGAATGATCAAACCCAGAATTGTCCtgcttatttttgtttctgGGAAGGTCGTTCTGACGG gTGCAAAAGTGAGAGCAGAGATTTACGAAGCGTTCGAGAATATTTATCCAATCCTCAAAGGCTTCCGGAAAACAACATAG
- the psmc3 gene encoding 26S proteasome regulatory subunit 6A, translating to MASLSDKSVWDEVEDGIGEEVLKMSTEEIVQRTRLLDSEIKIMKSEVLRVTHELQAMKDKIKENTEKIKVNKTLPYLVSNVIELLDVDPNDQEEDGANVDLDSQRKGKCAVIKTSTRQTYFLPVIGLVDAEKLKPGDLVGVNKDSYLILETLPTEYDSRVKAMEVDERPTEQYSDIGGLDKQIQELVEAIVLPMNHKEKFENLGIQPPKGVLMYGPPGTGKTLLARACAAQTKATFLKLAGPQLVQMFIGDGAKLVRDAFALAKEKAPSIIFIDELDAIGTKRFDSEKAGDREVQRTMLELLNQLDGFQPNMQVKVIAATNRVDILDPALLRSGRLDRKIEFPMPNEEARARIMQIHSRKMNVSPDVNYEELARCTDDFNGAQCKAVCVEAGMIALRRGATELNHEDYMEGILEVQAKKKANLQYYA from the exons ATGGCGTCGCTGAGTGACAAATCAGTTTGGGATGAAGTGGAAGATGGAATCGGGGAAgaagtgttaaaaatgtctaCAGAAGAGATAGTTCAGCGTACTCGACTACTCGACAGTGAGATAAAGATAATGAAGAGTGAAGTACTGAGAGTTACCCACGAGCTTCAGGCGATGAAAGACAAAATCAAGGAAAACACGGAGAAGATAAAGGTGAACAAAACCCTACCATACCTGGTTTCCAACGTGATCGAGCTCCTGGATGTAGACCCCAATGATCAGGAAGAGGATGGAGCTAATGTGGACCTGGACTCCCAGAGAAAAGGAAAGTGCGCTGTCATTAAAACGTCGACTCGGCAAACATACTTCCTACCGGTGATCGGCCTGGTGGATGCGGAGAAGCTCAAACCCGGAGATCTGGTAGGAGTCAACAAAGACTCCTATCTGATTCTGGAGACCTTACCCACCGAGTACGACTCCAGAGTGAAAGCCATGGAGGTGGACGAGCGCCCGACAGAGCAATACAGCGACATAGGAGGGCTGGACAAGCAGATCCAGGAGCTGGTAGAGGCCATTGTCCTGCCTATGAACCACAAAGAGAAGTTTGAAAACCTGGGCATTCAACCCCCTAAAGGAGTCCTGATGTATGGACCTCCTGGCACAGGAAAGACCCTTCTGGCCAGGGCTTGTGCTGCACAGACCAAGGCCACCTTCCTGAAGCTGGCAGGTCCACAGCTTGTTCAGATGTTCATTGGAGATGGTGCCAAACTAGTGAGGGATGCCTTTGCTCTGGCCAAGGAGAAAGCTCCATCCATCATCTTCATAGATGAGCTGGATGCCATAGGAACCAAAAGATTTGACAGCGAAAAAGCAGGAGATAGAGAAGTGCAGAGGACCATGCTGGAGTTGCTCAACCAGTTGGATGGTTTTCAGCCGAATATGCAGGTCAAG GTTATTGCAGCCACTAACAGAGTGGACATTCTGGACCCTGCGCTACTGCGTTCGGGACGTCTTGACCGAAAGATTGAGTTCCCAATGCCAAATGAAGAGGCCAGAGCTCGCATCATGCAAATCCACTCTCGCAAGATGAACGTCAGTCCTGATGTGAACTACGAGGAGCTCGCCCGCTGCACAGATGATTTCAATGGAGCCCAGTGTAAAGCAGTGTGCGTTGAGGCCGGAATGATTGCACTTCGGCGTGGTGCCACTGAGCTCAACCATGAAGATTACATGGAGGGAATCCTGGAGGTCCAGGCCAAGAAGAAGGCAAATCTGCAGTACTATGCCTGA
- the psmb1 gene encoding proteasome subunit beta type-1, with product MLSSLSFGNTGKMKEYHYTGPVEHRFSPYAFNGGTVLAVAGEDFAIVASDTRLSEGYSIHSRDSPKCYKLTDTTVIGCSGFHGDCLTLTKIIDARLKMYKHSNNKMMTCGAIAAMLSTILYGRRFFPYYVYNIIGGLDEEGKGAVYSFDPVGSYQRDTYKAGGSASAMLQPLLDNQIGFKNMEGVQHIPLTKEKAVQLVKDVFISAAERDVYTGDALRICVITKEGVDEQTIPLRKD from the exons AtgctttcttctctttcttttggaAATACTGGAAAAATGAAAGAGTACCATTATACAGGTCCAGTGGAGCACCGGTTTTCTCCTTACGCGTTTAACGGGGG GACTGTTTTGGCTGTAGCTGGAGAAGACTTCGCCATTGTAGCTTCAGACACCCGATTGAGTGAAGGCTACTCCATTCATAGCCGCGACTCTCCGAAGTGCTACAAGCT GACAGACACGACTGTCATTGGCTGCAgtggtttccatggtgactgttTGACCCTGACTAAAATTATCGATGCCAGGCTAAAG ATGTACAAACACTCCAACAATAAGATGATGACATGTGGAGCCATTGCAGCTATgttgtctacaatcttgtatgGCAGGCGTTTTTTCCCCTACTATGTGTACAACATCATTGGTGGACTAGATGAAGAGG GAAAAGGTGCAGTCTACAGTTTTGACCCAGTGGGATCTTACCAGAGAGACACCTACAAGGCTGGAGGATCAGCTAGTGCAATGTTGCAACCACTTCTTGACAACCAG ATTGGTTTCAAGAACATGGAGGGTGTTCAGCACATTCCCCTGACAAAGGAGAAGGCAGTTCAGTTGGTTAAAGATGTCTTTATCTCGGCTGCAGAAAGAGATGTGTACACTGGAGATGCTCTTCGGATCTGTGTAATCACCAAAGAGGGTGTAGATGAGCAGACAATTCCACTGAGAAAAGATTAA
- the phf10 gene encoding PHD finger protein 10 — protein sequence MLTSSESPFEISMAAILPIRATCDSNPATPGAQSVKEDVLEEVSNDGSQPPKRRRMGSGDSSRSCDTSIQELAPTYFPAENLTEYKWPPDDTGEYYMLQEQVSEYLGVTSFKRKYPEMERRDLSHKEKLYLREQNVITETQCTLGLTALRSDEVIDLMIKEYPTKHSEYSVILQEKERQRIAKEYSQMQQQNPQKVEAGKVPEYIKKAAKKAAEFNSNFNRERMEERRAYFDLQTHIIQVPQGRFKVLAPELTRTGPYPVALIPGQFQEFYKRYSPNELRYLPLNTALFEPPLDPDLPALDSEPDSDDAEDGKDDRRKHSSDSSSGNTSDVESQEGGGPRSKTKEKAQGKDSHRHSSSHKGGYKPKSIPNAICGICQKGKEENKKGKPEALIHCSQCDNSGHPSCLDMSEELVRVIQTYHWQCMECKTCTVCQQPHHEDEMMFCDQCDRGYHTFCVGMDTIPTGLWLCEVCDRDFTTPKKKGGVRTPKKSKSAQK from the exons atgctaactagcagCGAGTCTCCCTTTGAGATCAGTATGGCAGCTATACTTCCCATCAGGGCGACCTGCGACAGCAACCCCGCCACCCCGGGAGCGCAGTCAGTCAAG gAGGATGTCCTTGAAGAAGTGTCCAATGATGGAAGCCAGCCCCCCAAAAGACGGAGGATGGGATCTGGAGACAGTTCCCGGAGCTGTGACACTTCTATCCAAGAGCTTGC GCCAACTTATTTCCCAGCAGAAAATTTGACAGAATATAAGTGGCCCCCAGATGATACTGGGGAATACTACATGCTGCAAGAACAGGTCAGCGAGTATTTGGGAGTCACATCCTTCAAGAGGAAGTATCCTG AAATGGAGAGAAGAGATCTGTCCCATAAAGAAAAACTCTACCTACGTGAACAAAATGTTATCACAGAGACACAGTGCACACTAG GTCTGACTGCTTTGCGGAGTGATGAGGTGATTGATCTTATGATTAAAGAATATCCCACTAAGCACTCAGAATACTCTGTAATACTGCAAGAAAAGGAGCGTCAGAGAATTGCTAAAGAGTACTct caAATGCAGCAGCAAAATCCTCAGAAAGTTGAGGCTGGCAAAGTTCCCGAATACATAAAGAAAGCTGCGAAAAAAGCTGCAGAGTTCAACAGTAACTTCAACCGTGAACgaatggaggagagaagagcttACTTTGACCTCCAGACAcat ATTATTCAGGTCCCGCAGGGCAGGTTCAAAGTCCTGGCTCCAGAGCTGACCAGAACTGGCCCTTATCCTGTGGCCCTCATCCCGGGACAGTTCCAAGAGTTCTATAAAAG GTACTCTCCCAATGAGTTACGATACCTGCCATTAAACACTGCTTTGTTTGAGCCTCCTTTGGATCCAGACCTTCCTGCCCTAGATTCTGAGCCAGACTCCGATGATGCAGAAGATGGCAAAGATGATAGAAGAAAACACTCATCT GATAGCTCATCAGGCAACACTTCAGATGTGGAGAGCCAAGAGGGAGGCGGACCAAGGTCTAAGACCAAAGAAAAGGCACAAGGCAAAGACAGCCATCGACATTCGTCCTCCCATAAAGGAGGCTACAAG CCTAAGAGCATTCCCAATGCTATATGTGGCATTTGCCAGAAGGGTAAAGAAGAGAACAAGAAGGGAAAACCTGAGGCACTCATTCACTGCTCCCAATGTGATAACAGTG GTCACCCCTCCTGCTTGGACATGAGTGAGGAGTTGGTGAGAGTGATTCAGACCTACCACTGGCAGTGTATGGAGTGTAAAACATGCACTGTATGCCAACAGCCCCACCATGAGGATGAAATGATGTTCTGTGACCAATGTGATCGTGGATACCACACCTTCTGTGTTGGAATGGACACTATACCAACAG GTCTGTGGTTATGCGAGGTTTGTGACAGAGACTTCACCACACCGAAGAAGAAAGGTGGAGTCAGAACACCAAAGAAGTCCAAATCAGCTCAGAAGTGA
- the rab4a gene encoding ras-related protein Rab-4A: MSESYDFLFKFLVIGNAGTGKSCLLHQFIEKRFKDESNHTIGVEFGSKIISVVNKMVKLQIWDTAGQERFRSVTRSYYRGAAGALLVYDITSRETYNALTTWLSDARMLASQNIVIILCGNKKDLDADREVTFLEASRFAQENELMFLETSALTGENVEEAFVQCARKILNKIESGELDPERMGSGIQYGDAALRQLRSPRRAQPAGTQECGC, from the exons ATGTCAGAGTCGTACG ATTTCCTCTTTAAATTTCTGGTGATTGGCAATGCTGGCACTGGCAAGTCCTGTTTATTGCACCAATTCATAGAGAAAAGAT TTAAGGATGAGTCTAATCATACGATTGGGGTAGAATTTGGCTCGAAGATCATCAGTGTGGTCAATAAAATGGTCAAATTGCAGATATGGGACACTGCAGGTCAAGAGAGATTTAG GTCAGTTACCAGGAGTTACtacagaggagcagcaggagcctTGTTGGTTTATGATATAACCAG TCGAGAAACGTACAACGCTCTGACTACATGGTTAAGTGATGCCAGGATGCTGGCCAGTCAGAACATTGTCATTATACTCTGTGGAAATAAGAAGGATTTGGATGCTGATAGAGAGGTCACATTTTTGGAGGCATCTCGTTTTGCTCAGGAAAATG AGCTAATGTTCCTGGAAACTAGTGCCCTGACGGGGGAGAATGTTGAAGAGGCCTTTGTCCAATGCGCTCGGAAAATACTGAACAAGATTGAATCAG GGGAGCTGGATCCAGAGAGGATGGGCTCAGGTATTCAGTATGGTGATGCTGCATTACGACAACTGCGGTCACCACGGCGAGCTCAACCTGCAGGCACTCAAGAATGCGGCTGCTAG
- the ccsapb gene encoding centriole, cilia and spindle-associated protein, translating to MVTKRIRSEYMKKFKDPKWETFSKCYEEMLKYRLTRRLLEHSHNPWFWGGSDTDSDSGGRSPTPAGKNQTKEDATEREVEECAAVRLNKVKERESDPTAVPRLVLSGNENTVQEELERGCGGAEEVNQRGLPVLQGKQTQETTGPKSQLTSRQGRSQRVRPVPTQQIKEDSKQSRHPFVLYASGEKDSDIARRKTHNIRPAASTKEIHESALRAKTRREVERQLQSQRAERRRAKSADVDKARLKVVAPEYNPWLTEYMRCFSARSR from the exons ATGGTGACTAAGAGGATCCGCTCAGAGTACATGAAGAAGTTCAAAGACCCCAAATGGGAGACGTTCAGTAAATGCTACGAAGAGATGTTGAAATACAGGCTGACCCGCAGGCTGCTTGAACACTCGCACAATCCCTGGTTTTGGGGAGGTTCGGACACTGATTCAGATTCTGGTGGAAGAAGTCCTACACCCGCGGGTAAGAACCAAACAAAAGAAGACGCAACCGAGCGAGAAGTGGAGGAGTGCGCAGCAGTAAGGTTGAACaaggtgaaggagagagagagcgaccccACAGCTGTACCCAGGCTTGTCCTGTCGGGAAATGAGAACACAGTCCAAG AGGAGCTGGAAAGGGGGTGTGGTGGAGCTGAAGAGGTTAATCAGAGAGGCCTACCTGTCCTACAAGGGAAACAGACACAAG AAACAACAGGTCCAAAATCACAACTAACTTCTAGACAGGGTCGAAGTCAGCGAGTCAGACCTGTGCCAACGCAGCAGATAAAGGAGGACAGTAAACAAAGCAGACATCCCTTTGTTTTATATGCATCAGGAGAGAAAGACTCTGACATTGCAAGAAggaaaacacacaacatacggCCTGCTGCTTCTACAAAagag ATTCACGAGTCAGCCCTGCGTGCAAAGACCCGGAGAGAAGTGGAAAGGCAGCTCCAGTCGCAGAGAGCAGAGCGCAGACGAGCCAAATCTGCAGATGTGGACAAGGCCAGGCTGAAGGTGGTGGCACCAGAGTATAATCCATGGCTAACTGAGTACATGCGCTGTTTCTCTGCTCGCTCTCGATAG